One part of the Caproiciproducens sp. CPB-2 genome encodes these proteins:
- a CDS encoding dipeptide epimerase: MKIKEIEIGEIFIPLATPFKTALRTVENVEDIVVRITADTGEVGYGEAPPTAVITGDTKGSVVCAVRDFIRPAILGMEIENMDGIMEKLHSCIQKNTSAKACVDMALYDLYGKRYKAPLYRLLGGYRKELETDLTISVNPVGEMVRDSVDAVKRGYRILKTKVGKEGVKDIERIAAIREAVGKDVKIRVDANQGWTAKEAVRILTAMEDRGLDIELCEQPVKAHDLNGMRAVTQAVSTPILADESVFSAEDAVEIIRTGAADLINIKLMKTGGIYGALKICAIAETYGVECMIGCMLESKLAVSAAAHLAAAKGIITRADLDGPSLCRTDPFEGGPDFLENRIVMNDLPGIGIQTVPAFKEDGK; encoded by the coding sequence TTGAAAATAAAGGAAATAGAGATCGGCGAGATTTTTATCCCGCTGGCAACTCCCTTCAAAACCGCTCTTCGCACAGTGGAAAACGTGGAGGACATCGTGGTCAGAATTACCGCCGACACCGGGGAAGTCGGATACGGCGAAGCGCCGCCGACCGCGGTGATTACCGGCGACACGAAGGGCTCCGTCGTCTGCGCCGTCCGCGATTTTATCCGCCCGGCCATTCTGGGCATGGAAATCGAAAATATGGACGGAATCATGGAGAAGCTGCACTCCTGCATCCAGAAGAACACCAGCGCCAAGGCCTGTGTGGACATGGCGCTTTACGACCTGTACGGAAAACGCTACAAAGCGCCGCTCTACCGGCTTCTGGGCGGGTACCGCAAAGAGCTGGAGACCGATCTGACCATCAGCGTCAACCCGGTCGGCGAGATGGTGCGCGACAGCGTGGACGCGGTGAAGCGCGGCTACCGCATTTTAAAGACGAAGGTCGGCAAGGAAGGCGTAAAGGATATTGAACGCATCGCTGCCATCCGCGAAGCGGTGGGCAAGGACGTGAAAATCCGCGTGGACGCAAACCAGGGCTGGACCGCCAAGGAAGCCGTCCGCATCCTGACCGCGATGGAGGACCGCGGGCTGGACATCGAGCTGTGCGAGCAGCCGGTGAAGGCGCACGACCTCAACGGAATGCGCGCCGTGACGCAGGCTGTTTCCACCCCCATTCTGGCGGACGAAAGCGTGTTTTCCGCCGAGGACGCGGTGGAGATCATCCGCACGGGCGCGGCGGACCTGATCAATATCAAGCTGATGAAAACCGGGGGCATTTACGGCGCTCTGAAAATCTGCGCGATCGCGGAGACCTACGGCGTGGAGTGCATGATCGGCTGCATGCTGGAAAGCAAGCTGGCTGTCAGCGCGGCGGCGCACCTTGCCGCGGCGAAGGGCATTATCACCCGCGCCGACCTGGACGGACCGTCCCTGTGCAGAACCGACCCGTTTGAGGGCGGCCCGGATTTTCTGGAAAACCGGATCGTCATGAATGACCTTCCCGGTATTGGGATTCAGACCGTTCCCGCATTTAAAGAGGACGGTAAATAA